The following are from one region of the Desertifilum tharense IPPAS B-1220 genome:
- a CDS encoding ABC transporter permease, translating into MNLLQRLTNSRFWALTLKEFAQILRNRQTLVLLIIPPTVQLLVYGFALNPDVHSIRMGIVDYAQTYESRELVSALTANQVFIAEKTLLSDRELSQQVRLGRLTVGLVIPSEFKRQWIDNPPAEVQVFIDAVDANTAGIAQGYINQILTQYNRRLAGDSTPPLIHLQTRFLYNPGLQSSWFFVPGVLGLVLTLISSLVSSVTVVREKDTGTLEQLLMTPAEAWEILCAKIVPLFILLIGDVFLALTVGRGVFGVPFRGNFLLFLGLSGLYLLVGIGIGILLATLCRTQQQVVLTSFFINLPLIQLSGAIAPIESMPVFFKYLSLLNPLRHYITIVRGILLKGVGLTVLWPHAIALLGFAIVLLSVSIRQFRRQLS; encoded by the coding sequence ATGAACTTACTTCAGCGCTTAACCAATAGCCGATTTTGGGCATTGACCCTCAAAGAATTTGCTCAAATCTTGCGAAATAGACAGACTTTGGTTTTGCTAATTATTCCACCCACCGTGCAACTCCTTGTTTACGGATTTGCCCTTAACCCAGACGTGCATTCTATTAGAATGGGAATTGTGGATTATGCTCAAACCTACGAAAGTCGAGAACTGGTTTCAGCCTTAACCGCCAATCAAGTCTTTATCGCTGAAAAAACCTTGTTGAGCGATCGCGAACTCAGCCAACAGGTGCGACTCGGACGTTTAACCGTGGGTTTAGTCATTCCCTCAGAATTTAAGCGTCAATGGATAGACAACCCACCCGCCGAAGTCCAAGTTTTCATTGATGCTGTAGATGCCAATACCGCAGGCATTGCCCAAGGGTACATCAACCAAATTCTCACTCAGTATAATCGGCGGTTAGCGGGAGATTCAACCCCCCCTTTAATTCATCTCCAAACCCGGTTTCTCTATAATCCTGGATTGCAGAGTAGTTGGTTTTTCGTTCCTGGCGTGTTGGGGTTGGTGCTAACCCTGATTAGTTCCCTAGTCTCATCAGTAACCGTTGTGCGAGAAAAAGATACCGGAACCCTCGAACAACTATTAATGACGCCTGCGGAAGCTTGGGAAATTCTCTGCGCCAAGATCGTTCCTCTGTTTATTTTATTAATCGGCGATGTATTTTTGGCCTTAACGGTAGGGCGGGGGGTGTTTGGCGTTCCGTTTCGCGGAAACTTTCTCTTATTTTTAGGCTTATCTGGACTTTATTTACTGGTGGGAATTGGGATTGGGATTTTGCTGGCTACCCTTTGTCGAACCCAGCAGCAGGTGGTACTCACCTCATTTTTTATTAATTTACCCCTGATTCAACTTTCAGGCGCGATCGCCCCCATTGAAAGTATGCCAGTCTTTTTTAAGTATCTTTCATTACTAAACCCATTGCGCCATTACATTACGATTGTGCGTGGGATTCTGCTAAAAGGTGTGGGGCTAACAGTTTTGTGGCCCCATGCGATCGCCCTCCTAGGATTTGCCATTGTCTTGTTAAGCGTTAGTATCCGCCAGTTTCGCCGCCAATTAAGTTAA
- a CDS encoding HlyD family secretion protein: MSSSVSHPQEPALPLDKPKARRKGLPRLLIVAVLGVIGLGATTWYFLSDDTPETQLRLSGRIEGYETNIGAKVAGRIESVAVREGDAVHRGQVVVQLDDAEIQAQLTGAKARVEAAQKQEEQARLQINLLESQIVEMQLSLTQAQGDTRGRVFQAEAAVAAAQAQLNEAQAGVVQAEAEYRLANINRDRYLDLVENGAVTQQQFDQAQTAYETALARLQARQSSVNAFRRLVESAQGQLVQAQTTELNPDIRAAQLQGLQTRLAQTQLQLAATQAEVTQTQAAAQEIQSRIADLNVISPIDGVVITRSVEPGTVIATGRTLITAMNPNEVYLRGFIPEGNIGKVRVGQVAHVYLDSAPHQPLSARVSAIDTQASFTPENIYFPEDRVRQVFGVRITIDHPGGYAKPGMPADAEIFLDERSGSQPR, from the coding sequence ATGAGTTCATCAGTTTCCCACCCCCAAGAACCGGCTTTACCCCTCGATAAGCCAAAAGCGAGACGGAAAGGTTTGCCCCGGTTATTGATTGTTGCTGTTTTGGGGGTTATTGGGCTTGGGGCAACGACTTGGTATTTTTTGTCTGATGATACGCCAGAAACTCAATTGCGCCTGAGCGGTCGAATTGAAGGCTACGAAACAAATATTGGCGCAAAAGTGGCAGGACGTATTGAATCTGTGGCGGTGCGCGAAGGCGATGCCGTGCATCGGGGCCAGGTGGTGGTTCAACTGGATGATGCAGAAATTCAGGCGCAACTGACGGGGGCTAAAGCTAGGGTGGAAGCTGCACAAAAACAGGAAGAACAGGCCCGCTTGCAAATTAATTTGCTCGAAAGCCAAATTGTGGAGATGCAACTGAGTTTGACGCAGGCACAGGGCGACACGCGGGGGCGCGTTTTCCAAGCAGAGGCGGCGGTGGCAGCAGCCCAAGCCCAACTGAATGAAGCGCAGGCGGGGGTGGTGCAGGCGGAGGCAGAATATCGATTAGCGAATATCAATCGCGATCGCTATCTCGATTTAGTGGAAAATGGAGCTGTAACCCAGCAGCAGTTTGACCAAGCCCAGACTGCTTACGAAACTGCCTTAGCAAGGCTACAAGCACGTCAGTCTTCGGTGAATGCGTTCCGCAGGTTAGTAGAATCTGCCCAAGGACAACTCGTACAAGCACAAACAACGGAACTGAATCCAGACATTCGCGCCGCCCAACTGCAAGGTTTGCAAACGCGACTCGCCCAGACTCAACTTCAACTCGCGGCCACTCAAGCCGAGGTGACTCAGACTCAGGCAGCAGCGCAGGAAATTCAAAGCCGAATTGCCGATTTAAACGTGATTAGCCCAATTGATGGGGTGGTGATTACTCGCAGCGTCGAACCTGGAACGGTAATTGCGACGGGGCGAACGTTAATCACGGCGATGAATCCGAATGAGGTTTATTTGCGGGGATTTATCCCGGAAGGCAATATAGGCAAAGTCCGGGTTGGACAAGTTGCTCATGTGTATTTGGATTCAGCCCCCCATCAGCCGTTAAGTGCTAGGGTTAGCGCTATTGATACCCAGGCGTCTTTTACCCCAGAAAATATTTATTTCCCTGAAGACCGAGTGCGTCAAGTCTTTGGTGTCAGAATTACTATCGACCATCCCGGAGGCTATGCCAAGCCTGGAATGCCTGCGGATGCTGAAATTTTTTTGGACGAACGTTCAGGAAGTCAACCCAGATAG
- a CDS encoding nucleoside transporter C-terminal domain-containing protein, which yields MAFLNLISLIGMFGLCLIAWIFSENRQFKYIPWRVIIWGISLQLILGAAVFWFPPTKVGLEIFSNLLDSVFVAADAGARFVFGSNIVPRPGVEPAVNLGYIFAFRALPTVIFFSGLMALLYNIGVIQWITEIFAKVFYKTMRLSGAESLSGAANIFVGIEAAIVVKPYLASMTRSEICAILACCFGTAASSTLAIYVSFLRPVFPNILGHLVSASIIAIPACFVLSKILVPETTVPVTAGGIPQEETKPKGREFVGEEIADAQSQIPTETVGGEPIERVSPLDAAIVGALDGVKMAVAIAAVLILILGLVSLIDQIFGGLADLANSPNLILQGIGNIFSVVTLANICGVLFYPLTLLTGVPLDESWIASVIIGRRLLETAIPPYQALSEAAKAGLVSDRTVLIVSYALSGFAHVASVGIFVGGTIALIPSRRKDISELGWKALFVGTLATMMIACVAGVFDNGDPSILGTPEPAAPLTAPAPSATIAPSPTVSPSPAAATPQPSPTISPSPAAATPQPSPTISPTPATPQPSPTVSPSPAARTP from the coding sequence ATGGCATTCCTCAATCTCATTTCCTTAATCGGCATGTTTGGCTTATGCCTAATTGCCTGGATCTTCTCAGAAAACCGCCAGTTCAAGTATATTCCTTGGCGCGTCATTATTTGGGGTATTAGTTTACAGCTTATTTTAGGAGCTGCTGTTTTTTGGTTCCCGCCGACTAAAGTTGGATTAGAAATTTTTAGTAATCTTCTAGATAGCGTTTTTGTTGCAGCCGATGCGGGGGCAAGATTTGTCTTTGGCTCTAACATTGTGCCTCGCCCTGGGGTAGAGCCTGCGGTCAATCTGGGCTATATTTTTGCCTTTCGCGCCCTGCCAACGGTGATATTTTTCTCTGGGTTAATGGCGCTTCTTTATAATATTGGCGTCATTCAGTGGATTACCGAAATTTTTGCCAAAGTTTTTTATAAAACTATGCGCTTAAGCGGTGCAGAATCTTTAAGCGGGGCGGCTAATATTTTTGTTGGCATTGAAGCCGCCATTGTGGTCAAACCTTACTTGGCAAGCATGACGCGCTCGGAAATTTGTGCCATTCTTGCCTGCTGTTTTGGCACCGCAGCATCCTCCACCCTGGCCATTTATGTCAGTTTTCTCAGACCTGTTTTTCCTAATATTTTAGGACATTTAGTGTCAGCTTCTATTATTGCAATTCCAGCTTGTTTTGTACTGTCTAAGATTTTAGTTCCCGAAACGACAGTTCCCGTAACGGCTGGAGGCATTCCCCAAGAAGAAACCAAACCCAAAGGGCGCGAATTTGTTGGCGAAGAAATAGCCGATGCCCAATCTCAAATTCCGACCGAAACCGTAGGCGGCGAACCCATCGAACGGGTTAGTCCGCTAGATGCGGCCATTGTTGGGGCGTTGGATGGGGTGAAAATGGCGGTTGCGATCGCGGCCGTCTTAATCTTAATCTTGGGTTTAGTCTCCCTGATCGATCAGATTTTCGGAGGTTTGGCAGATTTAGCCAATTCGCCGAATCTCATCCTCCAGGGAATTGGCAACATCTTTAGCGTGGTGACGCTGGCCAATATCTGCGGTGTTCTATTTTACCCGCTGACCTTACTGACTGGCGTTCCCTTAGATGAAAGCTGGATAGCCTCAGTTATTATTGGACGCCGCTTGCTAGAAACGGCTATTCCCCCGTATCAGGCATTATCAGAAGCTGCCAAAGCGGGGCTAGTGAGCGATCGCACAGTCTTAATCGTGAGTTATGCTTTATCTGGCTTTGCTCACGTTGCGTCGGTTGGTATCTTTGTTGGGGGTACCATTGCTTTGATTCCCTCGCGGCGCAAAGATATTTCTGAACTGGGTTGGAAAGCCTTATTTGTCGGCACTTTAGCCACAATGATGATTGCTTGTGTCGCAGGCGTGTTTGATAATGGCGACCCCAGTATTTTAGGAACTCCAGAACCAGCGGCACCTTTAACAGCCCCAGCACCTTCTGCTACAATAGCGCCAAGCCCTACAGTATCGCCAAGTCCGGCAGCCGCAACGCCCCAGCCTTCTCCTACGATATCGCCAAGTCCGGCAGCCGCGACGCCCCAGCCTTCTCCCACGATATCGCCAACTCCGGCAACGCCCCAGCCTTCTCCCACGGTATCGCCAAGTCCCGCAGCTAGGACGCCTTAG
- a CDS encoding ABC transporter permease codes for MSQRILSQCRKELAQFQRDRLTLALAFILPLMTLLIFGFAIRLEVQNIALAVRDYDNSPLSRAYIERLFATRQFQPVRMVELSSIHPEAIIDAGKAKAVVLIPPDFSRQIQSNFPVDVQVLVDGTDVNNARIIKNSLQATTQFFLRQTRFQTPANLIVARIRLWFNPGRQESLSIIPGLYAVILWIYPSLLMAIAMVREKEKGTLLQVYASSLTATELLLGKGLAYLLVGISEAIIVMTLGAMIWHLRFATFPIPLLVGTLLFIADAVFFGLLIGVRTSNQNSAVQAVALIGFLTALLLSGFIYPLNNIPFPLSLISTIVPARYYIEITRDAFVRGTGIPGVWFALVMLVVLGFLLFSAARKGLSKMQL; via the coding sequence ATGAGTCAGCGGATTTTGTCTCAATGTCGAAAAGAGTTAGCCCAATTTCAGCGCGATCGCTTAACTTTGGCGCTTGCTTTTATTCTACCTCTAATGACGCTTTTGATCTTTGGATTTGCCATTCGTCTAGAAGTGCAAAATATTGCCCTAGCGGTGCGCGATTATGATAACTCGCCTTTGAGTCGCGCTTATATTGAACGGCTATTTGCAACGCGCCAGTTTCAACCCGTTCGGATGGTGGAGTTGTCGAGCATTCATCCCGAAGCAATCATTGATGCGGGAAAGGCAAAGGCTGTAGTCTTAATTCCTCCCGATTTTAGTCGGCAAATTCAATCGAATTTTCCCGTTGATGTCCAGGTTTTAGTGGATGGAACGGATGTTAATAATGCTCGAATTATTAAGAATAGTTTGCAAGCCACCACGCAGTTTTTTTTAAGACAAACTCGCTTTCAAACTCCGGCGAACTTAATTGTTGCTCGCATTCGCTTATGGTTTAATCCCGGTCGTCAGGAGTCTTTATCTATTATCCCTGGTTTGTATGCGGTGATTCTCTGGATTTATCCCTCTTTACTAATGGCGATCGCAATGGTAAGAGAGAAGGAAAAAGGCACTCTATTACAGGTTTATGCTTCTAGTTTAACGGCTACCGAGCTTTTGCTAGGCAAAGGATTGGCTTATCTGCTGGTGGGTATCAGCGAAGCCATCATCGTGATGACATTAGGGGCAATGATTTGGCATCTCAGGTTTGCAACTTTTCCTATCCCTTTGCTTGTCGGAACGCTTTTATTCATTGCAGATGCGGTCTTTTTTGGGTTATTGATTGGCGTGCGAACGAGCAATCAAAATTCAGCCGTGCAAGCCGTTGCCCTCATTGGTTTTTTAACGGCTTTGTTACTCTCAGGCTTTATTTATCCTTTAAATAATATTCCCTTTCCCCTCTCTTTAATATCGACAATTGTTCCCGCCCGCTATTACATTGAAATTACGCGAGATGCTTTTGTTCGCGGCACGGGAATTCCTGGCGTTTGGTTTGCGCTAGTGATGCTTGTTGTCTTAGGCTTTCTCTTGTTTAGCGCAGCGCGAAAAGGCTTGTCAAAAATGCAATTATAA
- a CDS encoding NAD(P)-dependent oxidoreductase, whose translation MKKLLVTGASGFLGWNLCSLAAQHYQVFGTYTTKTVTLPRVTLAPVDLTDFAALKTLWQQIQPDAVIHLAAKSAPNFCQTHPQLSYALNVEATAHLASLAADSEIPFVFTSTDLVFDGTKPPYRETDAVNPISRYAEHKVLAEQEVLQRYPDATVCRMPLMFGAVPTGATSFIQPFLKILRQGENLSLFADEYRTPASAPTAAQGLLLALETAQGLLHLGGRERVSRYEFGCLMAEVLELPKAQITACQQKDVPMAAPRPQDVSLDSSVAFALGYCPLSLKAELLALKGCV comes from the coding sequence TTGAAAAAACTGTTAGTTACGGGGGCAAGTGGTTTTTTAGGTTGGAATCTGTGTTCGCTAGCAGCCCAACATTATCAGGTGTTTGGGACTTACACCACAAAAACCGTAACTCTTCCTAGGGTGACGCTAGCCCCCGTTGATTTAACAGACTTTGCTGCCCTCAAAACCCTTTGGCAGCAAATTCAACCCGATGCGGTAATTCATTTAGCTGCCAAATCAGCGCCTAACTTCTGTCAAACCCATCCCCAGCTATCCTATGCTCTCAATGTGGAAGCAACCGCCCATTTAGCCAGTTTAGCGGCGGATAGCGAAATTCCCTTTGTTTTTACCTCAACCGATTTGGTGTTTGATGGTACAAAACCGCCCTATCGAGAAACAGATGCAGTTAATCCTATTTCTCGCTACGCCGAACACAAAGTTCTAGCCGAACAGGAAGTTTTGCAGCGCTATCCTGATGCTACAGTGTGCCGGATGCCGCTGATGTTTGGTGCCGTACCGACAGGGGCGACTAGCTTCATTCAACCGTTTCTCAAAATATTGCGACAAGGGGAAAATTTGAGCTTGTTTGCCGATGAGTACCGAACCCCGGCTAGCGCGCCAACGGCTGCCCAAGGCTTATTATTGGCTTTAGAAACAGCGCAGGGACTTTTACATTTAGGCGGTAGAGAACGGGTTTCGCGCTATGAGTTTGGTTGCTTAATGGCAGAGGTTCTGGAATTACCAAAAGCACAAATTACCGCCTGTCAGCAAAAAGATGTGCCAATGGCAGCCCCTCGGCCCCAAGATGTTTCGCTAGATAGTTCTGTGGCTTTTGCTTTGGGCTATTGTCCCCTATCGCTGAAGGCTGAGTTATTGGCGCTTAAAGGTTGCGTATAA
- a CDS encoding ATP-binding cassette domain-containing protein: protein MANPVIRVQQLLKRYGKFVAVKGIDFEVWPGEIFGLIGPDGAGKTTTFHILGGVMEATGGNVQVLGKQPRDARLAIGYLTQQFSLYLDLSIDENLRYSAGLRQVPSDVLQQRRAKYLGLMSLEQFGDRLAGDLSGGMKQKLALCCALISQPDILLLDEPTTGVDPVSRREFWDILAAVAAEGVTVVVATPYLDEAERCHRIALMYEGKIEQVGSLTALRQELGLQRLEVRTPDIAAAEQALQGGREDRAIADIQTFGDRLDILVSDVEVGKVAVQRLLHRHCLTLESLETAPTTLENVFVARLRQAGEDPPFLPFPRIQTTARPVKGAVAIGARDLRKVFGSFPAVKAVSLEIRYGEIYGLLGANGAGKTTTIKMLCGLLKASSGTMVLAGNTHNLRSGALRQRIGYMSQKFTLYDDLTILQNLEFYCGVYGIPRSLRRRKIDWVLEICGLEGREQMLTGQLPGGWKQRVAFGASVMHEPEILFLDEPTSGVDPLARRQFWRLINDFARQGTAILVTTHYLEEAEQCNRMGLMVAGEMVMQGSPSEIKAAQPGQLLEVVVDKTQEGSSLLKSKLAGWRVSIFGDRLHLVLDNPDAEIPAICQELQASGIEVKSLRPIPFSLEDAFIGTVQRAQEREG, encoded by the coding sequence ATGGCTAATCCAGTCATTCGCGTTCAACAGTTACTCAAACGCTACGGGAAATTTGTAGCGGTGAAGGGGATTGATTTTGAGGTTTGGCCGGGAGAAATTTTTGGCTTAATTGGGCCGGATGGGGCGGGGAAAACTACAACCTTCCATATCCTGGGCGGGGTGATGGAAGCGACTGGGGGAAACGTGCAGGTATTAGGCAAACAACCCCGCGATGCCCGGTTAGCGATTGGCTATTTAACCCAGCAGTTTTCGTTGTACCTGGATTTGAGTATTGATGAAAATTTGCGTTACAGCGCGGGGTTGCGACAGGTGCCGTCGGATGTGTTGCAGCAACGACGGGCAAAATATCTGGGTTTAATGAGTTTAGAACAATTTGGCGATCGCTTGGCGGGGGATCTCTCCGGCGGGATGAAACAAAAACTTGCCCTGTGCTGCGCCCTGATTTCGCAACCCGATATTCTGTTGTTAGACGAACCCACGACGGGGGTAGACCCGGTTTCGCGGCGAGAGTTTTGGGATATTCTGGCAGCAGTGGCGGCGGAAGGGGTAACGGTGGTGGTGGCTACGCCCTATTTGGATGAGGCCGAACGCTGTCACCGGATTGCGTTAATGTATGAGGGCAAAATTGAACAAGTGGGTAGTTTAACCGCGTTGCGTCAAGAGTTGGGGTTGCAGCGCTTGGAGGTTCGCACGCCGGATATTGCTGCCGCAGAACAGGCGCTACAAGGGGGAAGGGAGGATAGGGCGATTGCTGATATTCAAACCTTTGGCGACCGATTGGATATTTTGGTCTCCGATGTAGAGGTCGGGAAAGTCGCCGTCCAACGTCTGCTCCATCGCCATTGTTTGACATTAGAAAGCTTGGAAACTGCTCCAACCACTTTGGAAAACGTTTTTGTAGCCCGATTGCGACAAGCCGGAGAAGACCCCCCTTTTTTGCCGTTTCCCCGCATCCAGACAACTGCCCGTCCGGTTAAGGGGGCGGTGGCAATTGGGGCCCGTGATTTGCGAAAGGTGTTTGGCAGTTTTCCAGCCGTGAAAGCGGTTAGTTTGGAGATTCGCTACGGGGAGATTTACGGGTTGTTGGGGGCAAATGGGGCGGGTAAGACCACAACGATTAAAATGCTGTGCGGCTTGCTAAAGGCGAGTTCGGGTACGATGGTGCTAGCGGGAAATACCCACAATCTTCGCAGTGGGGCGCTGCGCCAGCGTATTGGGTACATGAGCCAAAAGTTTACGCTGTACGATGATTTAACGATTTTGCAAAATTTGGAGTTCTATTGCGGGGTCTATGGTATTCCCCGTTCTCTGCGCCGTCGCAAAATTGATTGGGTGTTGGAAATTTGCGGGTTAGAAGGTCGAGAACAGATGCTAACCGGACAGCTTCCGGGCGGATGGAAGCAGCGGGTGGCGTTTGGCGCGTCGGTGATGCACGAACCGGAAATTTTGTTTCTCGATGAACCGACTTCTGGGGTAGACCCTTTGGCGCGGCGTCAGTTTTGGCGCTTGATTAATGATTTTGCCCGCCAGGGAACGGCGATTTTGGTGACAACCCATTATTTGGAGGAGGCGGAACAGTGCAACCGCATGGGGTTGATGGTGGCAGGAGAGATGGTGATGCAGGGGTCTCCTAGCGAAATTAAGGCGGCGCAACCAGGTCAACTGCTAGAGGTGGTTGTGGATAAAACCCAGGAAGGTTCTAGTTTACTGAAGTCTAAGTTAGCGGGGTGGCGGGTGTCAATTTTTGGCGATCGCCTTCACTTGGTTTTAGATAACCCAGATGCGGAGATTCCTGCGATTTGCCAAGAGTTGCAAGCGTCTGGAATTGAGGTGAAATCGTTGCGCCCCATTCCATTTTCTTTGGAAGATGCGTTTATTGGGACTGTGCAACGCGCCCAAGAACGGGAGGGTTAA
- a CDS encoding efflux RND transporter periplasmic adaptor subunit: MEQLRKSTQKQGWQWILWSGVLASISIGGILLYSFWLNRPSAALTVRALEVQQGSVEDKIEESGVVELANQQVLKAPNETTVERVLVQPGAQVRVGQELILLRDPRQQTTLARTELELEKQQLIIERDRQKVSDAENKLNVARTRLQELNEQRHSTQLEIRKKELEITNARAELRDSQEKLQASLRQLESDRELEERGFIAGSVLRNQEETVRSDRASVRQVEFRINNALVDLQDLQLKLSLTRQELQDNVRTAEAELRQAQLDLDTAQRDLQRQELEYQENQQVLQNNIITSPINGIILDLKVNPGDGVQTGNDLLTLGDPSEERIKLQLSILNATRVKPNQEARISVIGPNPQQFSGRVISLSLQALSSEASGGGRGGSQISVPAIVKLDRPTGTLIPGSQVSVEVILDQRQDILTLPVEAVQRDGSATSVWIADSENLAQKRDVTLGLEGLSEVEIVSGLQEGDRVILPSPGQTLTPGTPVNAETISPSGGSRSGRSRRRR, translated from the coding sequence ATGGAGCAATTGCGTAAATCTACTCAAAAACAAGGTTGGCAATGGATATTGTGGTCAGGAGTCCTTGCCAGTATTAGTATTGGCGGTATTCTACTCTATAGCTTCTGGTTAAATCGTCCCTCAGCCGCCCTTACCGTGCGGGCGCTAGAAGTTCAACAAGGCAGCGTGGAAGATAAAATTGAGGAAAGCGGCGTTGTAGAACTTGCCAATCAGCAGGTTTTGAAAGCCCCCAATGAAACAACGGTTGAGCGCGTCTTGGTGCAACCCGGAGCGCAAGTTAGAGTCGGTCAAGAATTAATTCTATTACGCGACCCCAGACAGCAAACCACCTTAGCCAGAACCGAACTAGAGCTAGAAAAGCAACAACTGATTATTGAGCGCGATCGCCAAAAAGTCAGCGATGCTGAAAATAAGCTCAACGTTGCTCGCACCCGCCTCCAGGAATTAAACGAACAGCGCCACAGCACCCAACTGGAAATCCGCAAAAAAGAGCTAGAAATTACTAACGCCCGCGCCGAACTGCGCGATAGTCAAGAGAAACTGCAAGCCAGTTTAAGACAACTGGAGAGCGATCGCGAACTTGAAGAACGCGGGTTCATCGCCGGAAGCGTACTCCGCAACCAAGAAGAAACCGTGCGGAGCGATCGCGCCAGCGTGCGCCAAGTCGAATTTCGGATTAATAATGCCCTTGTAGACTTACAAGATTTACAGCTTAAGCTTTCCCTCACTCGCCAAGAGTTACAAGACAACGTGCGAACCGCCGAAGCCGAACTCCGACAAGCACAACTCGATCTCGATACCGCTCAACGAGACTTGCAGCGCCAAGAGCTGGAATATCAAGAAAATCAGCAAGTTCTCCAGAACAATATCATCACCTCCCCCATTAATGGGATTATTCTCGACTTAAAAGTCAATCCCGGCGATGGCGTGCAAACTGGAAATGACCTACTCACCTTGGGCGATCCTTCAGAAGAACGCATTAAACTGCAACTTTCCATTCTCAACGCCACCCGCGTCAAACCCAACCAAGAAGCCCGTATTAGCGTGATTGGACCCAATCCTCAACAGTTTAGCGGGCGAGTCATCAGCCTATCGTTGCAAGCGCTAAGTAGCGAAGCCAGTGGCGGAGGGCGAGGCGGTTCCCAAATTTCCGTTCCTGCGATCGTAAAGCTCGATCGCCCCACAGGAACGCTAATTCCGGGGAGTCAAGTTAGCGTTGAAGTGATTTTAGACCAACGTCAAGACATTCTCACTCTACCCGTTGAAGCCGTTCAACGCGACGGTTCAGCTACTTCAGTTTGGATCGCAGATTCAGAAAATCTTGCCCAGAAACGGGATGTGACGCTAGGTTTGGAAGGGTTAAGCGAAGTGGAGATTGTCTCCGGTTTGCAAGAGGGCGATCGCGTGATTCTACCCTCTCCCGGACAAACCCTTACCCCAGGAACCCCCGTCAATGCAGAAACGATCTCGCCGTCTGGGGGTTCGCGTTCTGGTAGAAGTCGCCGCCGACGTTAG
- a CDS encoding DUF561 domain-containing protein has product MTMFAQLQSAFAQGTALKVISGLTNFDAAKVASVVKAADRGGATFVDIAADPGLVRMCRELANLPICVSAVEPEQFVAAVQAGADLIEIGNYDTFYAQGRRFEAAEVLQLTQQTRSLLPQITLSVTVPHILPLDQQVQLAEQLVKLGADIIQTEGGTSSNPNHAGTLGIIEKAAPTLAAAYEISRAVSVPVLCASGISSVTAPMAIASGAAGVGVGSAINRLNDEVAMVAAVRSIVESLATVQRPVTRR; this is encoded by the coding sequence ATGACGATGTTTGCTCAACTCCAAAGTGCCTTTGCTCAAGGTACGGCGCTGAAAGTAATTAGCGGTTTGACGAATTTTGATGCGGCGAAAGTGGCTTCGGTGGTGAAAGCTGCCGATCGCGGGGGTGCTACTTTTGTGGATATTGCAGCCGATCCGGGTTTGGTACGGATGTGCCGCGAATTGGCGAATTTGCCCATCTGCGTGTCTGCGGTGGAACCTGAACAGTTTGTGGCGGCGGTACAAGCGGGCGCAGATTTGATTGAAATTGGGAATTACGATACATTCTACGCGCAAGGGCGGCGGTTTGAGGCAGCCGAGGTGCTGCAACTGACGCAACAGACGCGATCGCTCTTACCCCAGATTACTCTGTCTGTAACGGTGCCTCACATCCTGCCTTTAGACCAGCAGGTTCAGTTAGCCGAACAACTGGTTAAACTGGGTGCGGATATTATCCAAACTGAAGGCGGTACCAGCAGCAACCCCAACCACGCGGGAACATTGGGAATTATTGAAAAGGCAGCCCCCACTTTAGCGGCTGCTTACGAGATTTCCCGCGCTGTCTCGGTTCCGGTTCTCTGTGCTTCTGGTATTTCTAGCGTAACGGCACCGATGGCGATCGCGTCGGGCGCTGCTGGTGTGGGTGTCGGTTCTGCCATTAACCGCCTAAACGATGAAGTGGCAATGGTTGCAGCCGTTCGCAGTATTGTGGAGTCTTTGGCAACGGTTCAACGCCCTGTTACCCGCAGATAA